A region from the Gossypium hirsutum isolate 1008001.06 chromosome A08, Gossypium_hirsutum_v2.1, whole genome shotgun sequence genome encodes:
- the LOC121204996 gene encoding uncharacterized protein, whose protein sequence is MARSMTVEVYSRCNETFRVTETIGRRPGIPPRSYGVNLRNRRCDCRRFQTLHYPCAHVVAACAKVSLNGEHFIDEVYTLGRTLRVWENEFPVLPDLSTWEVPPTTFELVPDKGLRRNPKGRPQSSRIHNEMDIREKSDGKLCGVCR, encoded by the coding sequence ATGGCGAGGTCAATGActgtagaagtatattcacgatGTAATGAAACGTTTCGAGTTACTGAGACTATCGGTCGTCGACCCGGTATACCACCTAGATCCTACGGAGTTAATCTTCGAAATAGACGATGCGATTGCAGGAGGtttcaaacacttcattatccatgtgcaCATGTTGTGGCAGCTTGTGCTAAAGTCTCACTCAATGGAGAACATTTTATCGATGAAGTGTACACCCTCGGACGCACGTTACGTGTATGGGAGAACGAGTTCCCCGTGCTTCCTGACCTATCTACTTGGGAGGTACCTCCGACGACCTTCGAGCTTGTTCCAGATAAAGGGTTACGTAGGAACCCGAAAGGTCGTCCACAATCATCCAGAATCCATAacgaaatggacattagggagaaatccgaCGGAAAGCTGTGTGGCGTATGCAGATAA